A single window of Trachemys scripta elegans isolate TJP31775 chromosome 18, CAS_Tse_1.0, whole genome shotgun sequence DNA harbors:
- the CA4 gene encoding carbonic anhydrase 4, with translation MELLFLVLLSLHVAKTATEGDKEWCYLSQKWTQSECAEPGVWDTVNEECGKKEQSPINIVTNKVKYKEDLKPFTFEGYNTNQSSPWRIENNGHTVKVSLSGSAKIGGGGLRNKYNAIEFHFHWGTSKGFSPGSEHSIDGERYAMELHIVHRKEGFSTTEQAVTDKEGLAVLGFFIKTGAKNENYEPLIEMLNEVALKGSQKNMTSLPLESLIPAKKNLTRYYRYNGSLTTPNCNQAVVWTIFQEPIVLKESQVENFLETLYFTKNKTLLMTDNFRPVQPLNDRIVYRSDVSVIQPPAKALLVVPTLIYVMSLLFQ, from the exons GTGACAAAGAATGGTGCTACCTATCACAAAAATGGACTCAGTCTGAATGTGCAG AGCCCGGTGTCTGGGATACAGTAAATGAGGAGTGTGGAAAAAAGGAACAGTCACCTATCAATATTGTCACCAACAAAGTGAAGTACAAAGAGGACCTGAAACCATTTACTTTTGAAGGCTATAATACCAATCAGTCCTCCCCTTGGCGCATAGAAAATAATGGGCATACGG TTAAAGTATCTCTTAGCGGGTCAGCAAAGATTGGAGGTGGAGGTCTTCGAAATAAATACAATGCGATCGAGTTTCACTTCCACTGGGGCACAAGCAAAGGATTCAGCCCTGGATCGGAACACAGCATAGATGGAGAGAGATACGCTATGGAG CTTCATATAGTCCACAGGAAAGAGGGTTTCTCCACTACAGAGCAGGCAGTGACTGATAAAGAAGGTCTGGCCGTGCTGGGGTTCTTTATAAAG ACCGGtgcaaaaaatgaaaactatGAACCTCTAATAGAGATGTTAAATGAAGTTGCTCTCAAAG GGTCTCAAAAAAATATGACATCTTTGCCCCTGGAATCGCTCATTCCGGCTAAAAAGAATCTCACACGTTATTATCGGTACAATGGCTCACTGACCACGCCCAACTGCAACCAGGCTGTCGTCTGGACAATATTTCAGGAGCCCATCGTACTGAAGGAAAGTCAG GTGGAGAACTTCTTGGAGACGCTTTACTTCACTAAGAATAAAACATTACTCATGACCGACAATTTCCGACCTGTTCAACCTCTCAATGACAGAATCGTGTACCGCTCTGATGTCAGTGTCATCCAGCCTCCTGCAAAGGCTTTATTGGTGGTCCCAACACTTATCTACGTCATGAGTCTTCTTTTCCAATGA